One Candidatus Atribacteria bacterium DNA window includes the following coding sequences:
- a CDS encoding DUF4416 family protein — protein ASTKNGPSRIYLNQGIYAEITLRFIRKSFVPCEYTYPNYKTSEYMNFLISVRQKYKLQLKEFKNIVSSNNSGFDKLLHNFKQKKRRNVLK, from the coding sequence AGCCAGCACAAAAAATGGACCATCCAGAATCTATCTTAATCAAGGGATATATGCTGAAATTACACTTAGATTTATAAGGAAATCGTTTGTTCCTTGTGAATACACCTATCCCAACTACAAGACCAGCGAATATATGAATTTTTTAATTTCAGTTAGACAAAAATATAAATTACAATTAAAAGAGTTCAAAAATATTGTCTCAAGCAACAACAGTGGATTTGATAAGCTTTTACACAATTTTAAACAAAAGAAAAGAAGGAATGTACTAAAATAA
- the thpR gene encoding RNA 2',3'-cyclic phosphodiesterase, with protein MVKTRAFIAINLNPEIKEYLASIQAILSIPESKIKWVEKLNLHLTMKFLGYISLKERELVKSILKKIAIRHHSFVIKLSSHIGIFPSYQMPRIIWVGIKEGLSEIEMIYNEVEDNLSNNGFPREDKDFSGHITIGRAKFIQNKTDFIQIIKRIQVNNLSQTIDSIDLMESNLTPNGPIYNLTAQFPLLMQ; from the coding sequence TTGGTGAAAACAAGGGCATTTATTGCCATAAATTTAAATCCAGAGATAAAAGAATATTTAGCTTCTATTCAAGCTATCCTATCTATCCCAGAAAGCAAAATAAAATGGGTAGAAAAACTAAACTTGCACCTCACAATGAAATTTTTAGGCTACATTTCGCTAAAAGAAAGGGAATTAGTAAAATCGATATTAAAAAAAATCGCCATCCGACACCATTCTTTTGTTATTAAATTATCTTCTCATATAGGAATATTCCCCAGTTATCAGATGCCTCGAATAATATGGGTGGGAATTAAAGAAGGGTTAAGCGAGATAGAAATGATTTATAATGAAGTAGAAGATAATTTATCGAATAATGGCTTTCCTCGTGAAGACAAAGATTTTTCCGGTCACATTACCATCGGAAGGGCAAAGTTTATTCAAAACAAGACTGATTTTATTCAAATAATCAAAAGAATTCAGGTAAATAATCTTTCACAGACGATTGATAGTATTGATCTCATGGAAAGCAATTTAACACCGAATGGGCCAATATATAATCTAACCGCCCAATTCCCTTTATTGATGCAATAG
- the recA gene encoding recombinase RecA gives MTDKIQQKNPEREKALNVAMQNIEQRFGKGSIMKLGDRPKVSGSNTISTGSLSLDIALGIGGVPRGRVIEIFGPESSGKTTLALHIIAEAQKNDGIAAFIDAEHALDPIYAKNIGVNTDELIISQPDTGEQALEIAESLVRSNAVDVIVVDSVAALVPKAEIEGNMGDSYMGLQARLMSQALRKLTAIISKSRTTTVFVNQIREKIGIFFGNPETTPGGRALKFYSTIRMDIRRKATIKKDENDVGITAKVKVVKNKLAPPFKETMFDIIFGKGISKEGDIIDLGVKYNILQKSGVWISYNNIKFGQGRENCKTYLEEHPEIAQEIENKIFEAAGVDKKINIEEGPKK, from the coding sequence ATGACTGACAAAATACAACAAAAGAACCCGGAAAGAGAAAAAGCATTAAATGTGGCGATGCAAAATATTGAGCAAAGATTTGGAAAAGGATCTATTATGAAATTAGGAGACCGCCCAAAAGTATCTGGAAGTAACACTATCTCAACCGGTTCACTAAGCCTTGATATCGCTCTGGGAATAGGTGGAGTTCCAAGGGGAAGAGTAATAGAGATTTTCGGTCCTGAATCTTCCGGAAAGACTACACTTGCTTTACATATTATCGCTGAAGCTCAAAAAAATGATGGTATCGCTGCTTTTATCGATGCTGAACATGCCTTAGATCCAATCTATGCAAAAAACATTGGAGTTAATACAGATGAATTAATTATTTCTCAACCCGATACTGGTGAACAAGCCTTAGAAATAGCCGAATCTTTAGTTAGAAGTAATGCTGTTGATGTTATTGTGGTAGATTCAGTAGCTGCCTTAGTACCTAAAGCAGAAATAGAAGGTAATATGGGAGATTCCTATATGGGATTACAAGCAAGATTAATGTCCCAGGCATTAAGAAAGCTAACCGCAATTATTAGCAAATCAAGGACCACAACTGTATTTGTAAACCAAATTAGAGAAAAAATAGGCATTTTTTTTGGTAATCCTGAGACAACACCTGGGGGAAGAGCTCTCAAGTTTTATTCTACTATTAGAATGGATATTAGAAGAAAGGCCACTATTAAAAAAGATGAAAATGATGTGGGAATTACCGCGAAGGTAAAAGTGGTAAAAAATAAGTTAGCCCCTCCTTTCAAAGAAACCATGTTTGATATAATTTTTGGCAAAGGAATATCCAAAGAAGGGGATATTATCGATCTTGGTGTTAAATATAATATATTACAAAAATCGGGAGTTTGGATATCTTATAATAATATAAAATTCGGCCAAGGACGGGAAAACTGTAAAACCTATCTAGAAGAACACCCTGAAATTGCACAAGAAATTGAAAACAAAATATTTGAAGCAGCTGGGGTCGACAAAAAAATTAATATAGAAGAGGGTCCAAAAAAATAG
- a CDS encoding regulatory protein RecX translates to MGKITSIKYDKKDISKIIICLDNKAKYKINENIIKSLDISLGKELTNQEIEKIISEDEIIRGKEYLLKILSRRAYSRYEISKKLQYKGYSKKIIAYLILWLENNDYINDELFAEMWTQFQLQNKPIGRYKLNKELRMKGIKEDIIQKVIEKTYQEIDELTLARDLIQDKIVSSKIKNIEVDPKKIYNYLLRRGFSIEISRNIYDELNNKNTVISDS, encoded by the coding sequence ATAGGTAAAATTACCTCTATAAAGTATGATAAAAAAGATATCAGCAAGATAATTATTTGCCTTGATAATAAGGCCAAATACAAAATCAATGAAAATATAATTAAATCTCTTGATATTAGCCTTGGCAAAGAATTGACTAATCAAGAGATAGAAAAAATCATTTCGGAAGATGAGATCATAAGAGGTAAAGAATATCTTTTAAAGATTCTATCTCGTAGAGCTTATAGCAGATATGAAATATCTAAAAAATTACAGTACAAAGGTTATTCGAAAAAGATTATAGCTTATCTTATTTTATGGTTAGAGAATAATGATTATATTAACGATGAACTTTTTGCCGAGATGTGGACACAATTCCAATTACAAAACAAACCTATAGGTAGGTATAAGTTAAATAAAGAGCTAAGAATGAAAGGGATCAAAGAGGATATCATTCAAAAAGTAATAGAAAAAACCTACCAAGAAATAGATGAATTAACCTTAGCTCGAGACCTTATTCAAGATAAAATTGTCTCATCTAAAATAAAAAATATTGAGGTCGATCCCAAAAAAATATATAATTATTTGTTAAGAAGAGGTTTTTCAATAGAAATTTCCAGAAATATTTACGATGAACTAAACAATAAAAATACAGTAATAAGTGATAGCTAA
- the rny gene encoding ribonuclease Y, whose translation MRIYYIIILNIFIGLIIGYFFAKYIAKAKISSAEISARNIIENAEREANSLKKETELQAKEEAYNIKKDVEIEIKQKRVEMQRLENSLINRSNSLVQKIESLEKREKSINYKEKELENNIQKINDLYLEQKNELIKISNMSIEEAKKELFSNLEKELAHETGKMIKEIEEQAKVEADKKSRNIISLAIQRYSADHTVETTTSFVPLPNEDMKGRIIGREGRNIRTFEMLSGVDLIVDDTPEAVIISGFDPIRREVARLSLEKLITDGRIQPARIEEIIEKTKVIVNNKIQEEGEQVVFDTNIKNLNPKLINLLGKLKYRTSYGQNVLQHSIEVAYLSEIMASEIGVNSQLAKRAGLLHDIGKAVDHEIEGAHAIIGSEIAKKNGESPEVINAIAAHHSDVEPKSIEAVLVQAADAISASRPGARREMLETYIKRLEKLEEIANSFEGVERAFAIQAGREIRIIVNPEEVDDYTAKKISRDISKKVEKNIDYPGQIKVMVIRETRSVEYAK comes from the coding sequence ATTAGAATTTACTATATCATTATTCTAAACATTTTTATTGGTTTAATCATAGGTTATTTCTTCGCTAAATATATTGCCAAAGCAAAGATTTCATCAGCAGAGATAAGCGCTAGGAATATTATAGAAAACGCCGAAAGAGAAGCAAATTCCTTAAAGAAAGAAACTGAGTTGCAAGCAAAAGAAGAGGCTTATAATATTAAAAAAGACGTTGAGATAGAAATCAAACAAAAGCGAGTTGAAATGCAGAGGCTTGAGAATAGCTTAATTAACCGAAGTAATAGCCTGGTTCAAAAAATAGAATCACTTGAAAAAAGAGAAAAATCAATAAATTATAAAGAAAAGGAACTCGAAAATAATATCCAAAAAATCAATGATTTATACTTAGAACAAAAAAATGAATTGATAAAGATTTCAAATATGAGTATAGAAGAAGCCAAAAAAGAACTTTTTAGCAATTTAGAAAAAGAACTCGCCCATGAAACCGGTAAGATGATTAAAGAGATTGAAGAACAGGCAAAAGTTGAAGCAGATAAAAAATCCAGAAACATAATATCACTAGCGATTCAAAGATATTCTGCTGACCATACTGTCGAAACAACTACCTCTTTTGTACCGTTACCCAATGAAGACATGAAAGGAAGGATAATAGGGAGGGAAGGCAGAAATATCAGAACATTTGAGATGTTAAGTGGGGTTGACTTAATAGTAGATGATACTCCGGAAGCAGTAATTATTTCGGGGTTTGATCCTATACGAAGAGAAGTAGCTCGACTATCTTTAGAAAAGCTAATTACCGATGGCCGTATACAACCAGCAAGAATTGAAGAAATAATAGAAAAAACCAAAGTAATTGTTAACAACAAGATTCAAGAAGAAGGAGAACAGGTAGTATTTGATACAAATATAAAAAATTTAAATCCAAAACTTATTAATTTGTTGGGGAAGCTAAAATATCGCACAAGTTACGGACAGAATGTCCTACAACATTCCATAGAAGTTGCTTATCTATCTGAAATTATGGCTTCAGAAATTGGGGTAAATTCTCAATTAGCAAAAAGGGCAGGTCTACTTCATGACATTGGGAAAGCGGTTGATCATGAAATAGAAGGGGCTCACGCAATAATTGGCTCTGAAATTGCAAAGAAAAATGGTGAAAGTCCCGAAGTTATTAATGCGATTGCTGCTCACCATTCAGATGTAGAACCTAAAAGCATTGAAGCAGTTTTAGTTCAAGCTGCTGATGCTATATCTGCTTCCCGTCCCGGGGCTCGTCGTGAGATGTTAGAAACCTATATAAAAAGACTTGAAAAATTGGAAGAAATTGCTAATTCTTTTGAAGGTGTAGAAAGAGCATTTGCTATACAAGCAGGAAGAGAAATAAGAATAATCGTAAATCCGGAAGAAGTAGATGATTATACGGCAAAAAAGATTTCCAGGGATATCTCAAAAAAAGTGGAAAAGAATATTGATTATCCCGGCCAGATTAAAGTGATGGTTATTAGAGAAACCCGCTCGGTAGAATATGCAAAATAG